The following are from one region of the Bradyrhizobium septentrionale genome:
- the tnpB gene encoding IS66 family insertion sequence element accessory protein TnpB (TnpB, as the term is used for proteins encoded by IS66 family insertion elements, is considered an accessory protein, since TnpC, encoded by a neighboring gene, is a DDE family transposase.) produces MIPIPTGVRVWLATGHTDMRCGFPSLALRVQEVLKRDAMGGGLFCFRGKRGDLLKVIWHDGQGACLFTKRLERGRFIWPSVAGESVTISPAQLSYLLSGIDWRNPQETQRPTRVG; encoded by the coding sequence ATGATCCCGATCCCGACGGGCGTGCGGGTGTGGCTGGCGACGGGCCATACCGACATGCGGTGCGGCTTTCCGAGCCTGGCTCTGCGCGTGCAGGAAGTGCTCAAGCGCGACGCCATGGGCGGCGGTCTTTTCTGCTTCCGGGGCAAACGCGGTGATCTATTGAAGGTCATTTGGCACGATGGCCAGGGCGCCTGCTTGTTCACCAAAAGACTCGAGAGAGGCAGGTTCATCTGGCCATCGGTTGCTGGTGAATCGGTAACGATCTCTCCGGCGCAGTTGAGCTATCTGTTGTCCGGGATCGATTGGCGCAACCCTCAAGAAACCCAGCGTCCGACGCGGGTCGGATAG
- the tnpA gene encoding IS66-like element accessory protein TnpA, translating to MDVHKDSAVLSRMDLVETGRRRRWTRAEKLRIVEESFSGPRLVSATARRYGISRQLLLSWRKAWTCHDPAEEDSIGPTFVPAIVAASTPPTTEAVETGQIEIVSPQGLRVVFGPGADIEAVVRIARGLARR from the coding sequence ATGGACGTACATAAGGACAGTGCGGTGCTGAGCCGCATGGATTTGGTGGAGACCGGTCGGCGGCGACGCTGGACGCGTGCGGAGAAGCTCAGAATCGTAGAGGAGAGCTTCTCGGGGCCACGACTGGTGTCGGCGACGGCTCGCCGGTATGGGATATCACGTCAGCTTCTGCTGAGCTGGCGCAAGGCTTGGACCTGTCATGATCCGGCCGAAGAGGATTCGATCGGCCCGACATTCGTCCCTGCGATAGTTGCGGCAAGTACGCCGCCAACGACGGAAGCTGTCGAGACAGGTCAGATCGAAATCGTGAGCCCTCAGGGGCTGCGCGTGGTCTTCGGCCCCGGTGCGGATATCGAGGCGGTCGTTCGAATTGCTCGGGGCCTGGCGCGCCGATGA
- a CDS encoding DUF4430 domain-containing protein, translating to MATSGNSIQIKIYAKPSDPNPTHVLPDVPWYAGITALQATIIGEAMNSTNFSFRVEYRSIYGAQIDSIDGVADGSTPNCYWLLWINGKESPVGASEAILFEDLTNQTALIEWKFQDVTVAPPASLKLKTAAL from the coding sequence ATGGCGACCAGCGGGAATTCGATCCAGATCAAAATCTACGCAAAACCATCAGACCCAAACCCTACTCACGTACTTCCTGATGTTCCTTGGTACGCCGGGATTACTGCGTTGCAGGCGACGATCATCGGCGAAGCAATGAATTCCACCAATTTCAGCTTCCGAGTCGAATACCGCTCAATCTACGGCGCGCAGATCGACAGCATCGATGGAGTAGCAGACGGTTCTACGCCGAATTGCTATTGGCTGCTTTGGATCAACGGGAAGGAATCTCCTGTTGGGGCAAGCGAGGCTATTCTGTTCGAAGACTTGACGAACCAGACCGCACTGATCGAGTGGAAGTTTCAGGACGTCACAGTCGCTCCACCAGCCTCGCTCAAGTTGAAAACGGCAGCGCTCTGA
- a CDS encoding ribonucleotide-diphosphate reductase subunit beta, whose translation MLDWSDNASSAARKPAPAVLLTTPAPEPTGLGTIDRSGGRVSVDEKRMINCRADVNQLLPLKYKWAWEKYLAGCNNHWMPTEVSMQADIALWKSRDGLTEDERRAIKRNLGFFAASESLVANNIVLAIYRHLTNPECRQYLLRQAFEEAVHTHTFQYIVESLGLDEGELFNMYREVPSITDKAAWAIKHTQHLDDPDFKTGTPEADQAFLRDLVAFYVIFEGMWFYTGFAQILSLGRRNKMVGIAEQYQYILRDESIHLNFGIDVINQIKIENPHLWTKEFQEEIRDMVRTAAELEAAYGRDTMPRGFLGLNAALCEQYMHFIANRRCAQLGLARVFDEAENPFPWMSEAMDLKKEKNFFETRVIEYQNGGALSWE comes from the coding sequence ATGCTTGACTGGTCAGACAACGCGTCCTCCGCCGCCCGCAAACCGGCGCCTGCGGTCCTGCTCACCACGCCGGCGCCGGAACCAACCGGCCTCGGCACGATCGATCGCAGCGGCGGCCGCGTCTCGGTCGACGAAAAGCGGATGATCAACTGCCGCGCCGACGTAAATCAGCTCCTGCCGCTAAAGTACAAATGGGCGTGGGAGAAGTATCTCGCCGGCTGCAACAATCACTGGATGCCGACCGAAGTCTCGATGCAGGCCGACATCGCGTTGTGGAAGTCGCGCGATGGCCTGACCGAAGACGAGCGCCGCGCCATCAAGCGCAACCTCGGCTTCTTCGCGGCCTCCGAGAGCCTCGTCGCCAACAACATCGTGTTGGCGATCTACCGCCACCTGACCAACCCGGAATGCCGGCAGTACCTGCTACGGCAGGCGTTCGAGGAGGCGGTGCACACCCATACCTTCCAGTACATTGTCGAAAGCCTCGGCCTCGACGAGGGCGAGCTGTTCAACATGTACCGCGAAGTGCCCTCGATCACCGACAAGGCGGCGTGGGCAATCAAGCACACCCAGCATCTCGACGATCCCGACTTCAAGACCGGGACGCCTGAAGCCGACCAGGCGTTCCTGCGCGACCTCGTCGCGTTCTACGTCATCTTCGAAGGCATGTGGTTCTACACGGGTTTTGCGCAGATCCTCTCGCTCGGCCGCCGCAACAAGATGGTCGGGATCGCCGAGCAGTACCAGTACATCCTGCGCGATGAATCGATCCACCTGAACTTCGGTATCGACGTCATCAACCAGATCAAGATCGAGAACCCGCACCTCTGGACGAAGGAGTTCCAGGAGGAAATCCGCGACATGGTGCGAACCGCCGCCGAACTCGAAGCCGCCTACGGCCGCGACACCATGCCCCGCGGCTTCCTCGGCCTCAACGCAGCTCTCTGCGAGCAATACATGCACTTCATCGCCAACCGCCGCTGCGCGCAACTTGGCCTCGCGCGGGTGTTCGACGAGGCGGAAAACCCGTTCCCGTGGATGTCGGAGGCGATGGACCTCAAGAAGGAGAAGAACTTCTTCGAGACGCGCGTGATCGAGTATCAGAACGGCGGCGCGTTGAGCTGGGAGTAG
- a CDS encoding ribonucleoside-diphosphate reductase subunit alpha produces MSLSLDRELAKATPVIQLRPDSHAAPEAELPMQVIRRNGTVSRFDASKISVAMTKAFLAVEGHTAAASRRVHEVVEQLTAEVVTALSRRMSEGRTFHIEDVQDQVELALMRSEHHKVARAYVLYRDERTRQRAEQEAVKPQAGPQFNVTLANGSKVPLDNARLALIANEACAGLEGVDAAAVLAETHRNLYDGISQDELALASVMAARTLVEQEPNYAYVSARLLLDKLRTEVLSYVEGTPANASQADMATRYAEYFPAYIRTGIKAELLDADLARFDLPRLAAALKPERDLSFQFLGLQTLYDRYFLHERGNRIELPQAFFMRVAMGLAVREIDREARAIEFYNLLSSFDFMASTPTLFNSGTLRPQLSSCFLTTVADDLDGIFKSVKDNALLAKYSGGLGNDWTRVRGLGAHIKGTNGESQGVVPFLKVANDTAIAVNQGGKRKGAVCAYLETWHIDIEEFLDLRKNTGDDRRRTHDMNTANWVPDLFMQRVAADGEWTLFSPDETPDLHDLYGKPFAERYAFYEAKAARGEIRVFKQVRATDLWRKMLTMLFETGHPWITFKDPCNLRSPQRHAGVIHSSNLCTEITLNTSDDETAVCNLGSINLLNHIKDGALDEIRLKNTTMTAMRILDNVIDINFYTIPEARRSNLRHRPVGLGLMGFQDALQAMRIAIASDAAVAFADTSMEAISYYAISASVNLAAERGKYPSFEGSLWSQGILPIDSIELLADARGGLDMDRSSTRDWASLRARVRTIGMRNSNVMAIAPTATISNICGVAQSIEPGYQNLYVKSNMSGDFTVVNEFLVRDLKARGLWDEVMVNDLKYFDGSVGSIDRIPDDLKALYATAFEIDSAWLIEAASRRQKWIDQAQSLNLYIANPSGKKLDALYRLAWTRGLKTTYYLRSRSATHVEKSTLKGTDGKLNAVTSVSMMSAGSTVNVSSAVTAPDLTTVMACSIDNPDCEACQ; encoded by the coding sequence ATGTCTTTGTCTCTCGATCGCGAACTGGCGAAAGCCACTCCAGTCATTCAGTTGCGTCCAGATTCACATGCCGCGCCGGAAGCCGAGCTTCCGATGCAGGTGATCCGCCGCAACGGGACGGTGTCGCGCTTCGACGCCAGCAAGATTTCGGTCGCGATGACCAAGGCGTTCCTCGCGGTCGAGGGCCACACCGCAGCAGCCTCCCGTCGCGTCCATGAAGTGGTCGAGCAGTTGACGGCGGAAGTCGTCACCGCGCTGTCGCGCCGCATGAGCGAAGGCCGTACCTTCCATATCGAGGACGTGCAGGATCAGGTCGAACTGGCCTTGATGCGCAGCGAGCACCACAAGGTGGCGCGCGCCTACGTGCTGTACCGCGACGAGCGCACCCGGCAGCGTGCCGAGCAGGAGGCCGTCAAGCCGCAGGCCGGTCCGCAATTCAACGTCACGCTCGCCAACGGCAGCAAGGTGCCGCTGGACAATGCGCGGCTTGCTCTGATCGCCAACGAAGCCTGCGCCGGCCTCGAAGGCGTCGACGCCGCCGCCGTGCTCGCCGAAACCCATCGCAATCTCTACGACGGCATCAGCCAGGACGAACTTGCGCTTGCGTCCGTGATGGCCGCCCGTACTCTGGTAGAGCAGGAGCCGAATTACGCCTATGTCAGCGCGCGCCTGCTGCTCGACAAGCTGCGCACCGAAGTGCTGTCCTATGTCGAAGGCACGCCGGCCAACGCCTCGCAGGCCGACATGGCGACGCGCTATGCCGAGTATTTTCCGGCCTATATCAGGACCGGCATCAAGGCCGAACTGCTCGACGCTGACCTCGCACGATTCGATCTGCCCCGGCTTGCGGCGGCGCTGAAGCCGGAGCGCGACCTGTCGTTCCAGTTCCTTGGCCTGCAAACGCTCTACGACCGCTATTTCCTGCACGAGCGCGGCAACCGCATCGAACTGCCGCAGGCATTCTTCATGCGCGTCGCGATGGGCCTTGCCGTGCGCGAGATCGACCGCGAGGCGCGCGCCATCGAGTTCTACAATCTGCTGTCATCGTTCGACTTCATGGCCTCGACGCCAACGCTGTTCAACTCCGGTACGCTGCGGCCGCAGCTTTCGTCGTGCTTCCTCACCACCGTGGCCGATGATCTCGATGGCATCTTCAAGTCGGTCAAGGACAACGCGCTGCTGGCGAAGTATTCCGGCGGCCTCGGCAACGACTGGACCCGCGTGCGCGGTCTGGGCGCCCACATCAAGGGGACCAATGGCGAGAGCCAGGGCGTGGTGCCGTTCCTCAAGGTCGCCAACGACACCGCGATCGCCGTCAACCAGGGTGGCAAACGCAAGGGCGCAGTCTGTGCCTATCTTGAGACCTGGCACATCGACATCGAGGAATTCCTCGACCTGCGCAAGAACACCGGCGACGACCGCCGGCGCACCCACGACATGAACACCGCCAACTGGGTGCCCGACCTGTTCATGCAGCGCGTCGCCGCCGACGGCGAATGGACGCTGTTCTCGCCGGACGAGACGCCCGATCTGCACGACCTCTACGGCAAGCCGTTCGCGGAACGCTATGCGTTCTACGAAGCCAAGGCGGCGAGGGGTGAGATCCGCGTGTTCAAGCAGGTCCGCGCCACCGACCTCTGGCGCAAGATGCTGACCATGTTGTTCGAGACCGGCCATCCCTGGATCACGTTCAAGGACCCCTGCAACCTGCGTTCGCCGCAGCGCCATGCCGGCGTCATCCACTCGTCGAACCTCTGTACCGAGATCACGCTCAACACGTCCGACGACGAGACCGCGGTCTGCAACCTTGGTTCGATCAACCTGCTCAACCACATCAAGGACGGGGCGCTCGACGAGATCAGGCTGAAGAACACGACGATGACGGCGATGCGGATACTCGACAATGTCATCGACATCAACTTCTACACCATTCCGGAAGCGCGCCGTTCCAACCTGCGTCACCGTCCGGTCGGCCTCGGCCTGATGGGTTTTCAGGATGCCTTGCAGGCGATGCGGATCGCGATCGCGTCCGATGCGGCGGTGGCGTTCGCCGACACCAGCATGGAAGCGATCTCGTACTACGCGATCTCGGCTTCGGTGAATCTTGCTGCCGAGCGCGGCAAGTATCCGTCGTTCGAGGGATCGCTGTGGAGCCAGGGCATCCTGCCGATCGACTCGATCGAACTGTTGGCCGACGCCCGCGGCGGCCTCGACATGGACCGCTCCAGCACCCGCGACTGGGCCAGCCTGCGTGCCCGCGTCCGGACCATCGGCATGCGCAATTCCAACGTGATGGCGATCGCGCCGACCGCGACGATTTCCAACATCTGCGGCGTCGCGCAGTCGATCGAGCCCGGCTACCAGAACCTCTACGTCAAATCGAACATGTCCGGCGATTTCACCGTCGTGAACGAGTTCCTGGTCCGCGACCTCAAGGCCCGCGGCCTGTGGGACGAGGTGATGGTCAACGACCTCAAATATTTCGACGGCAGCGTCGGTTCGATCGACCGTATCCCTGACGACCTCAAGGCGCTCTATGCGACCGCCTTCGAGATCGACAGCGCCTGGCTGATCGAAGCGGCCTCCCGCCGGCAGAAGTGGATCGACCAGGCCCAGTCGCTCAACCTCTACATTGCCAACCCCTCCGGCAAGAAGCTCGATGCGCTGTATCGCCTGGCGTGGACCCGCGGTCTGAAGACGACCTACTACCTGCGTTCGCGCTCCGCGACCCACGTGGAGAAGTCGACGCTGAAGGGCACCGACGGCAAGCTCAACGCCGTGACCTCGGTCTCGATGATGTCCGCCGGTTCGACCGTCAACGTGTCCTCCGCCGTCACCGCGCCGGACCTGACCACGGTCATGGCGTGCTCGATCGACAACCCCGACTGCGAAGCCTGCCAGTAA
- a CDS encoding PepSY domain-containing protein: protein MLSAIVLLHRWLGFAFALLFAMWFATGMVMHFVPFPSLKEADRFAGLSPIDAKNLIGPADAIKAAGVADVLRVRLVQRSDGPVYIVSGRSAARSVNAIDAKDAAIVSPDAARAVVDRYARNRGMTAPSLSVSLNDYDQWSVPNGFDRYRPLFRVALGNADGDELYVAWNTGEVVLVTNSRERLWNYAGSVLHWSYPTVLRRNWAAWDWVVWTASFLASIAALLGAILGIARLKRRQGHLTTPYRGWHALHHVVGLAAAVFLLTWIVSGWLSMDHGRLFSRGQLTDAEAAVAVTGVDIAGLASSIWPPVSPGAREVEWFAFGGQQFRRDRVALDKQMLVRSGVAASDPTGLLGADDVTGLMSRLAPGCGAPGAVPADDAYEAASQLPSAPVYRTICGDVWFDVDSVNGMVLQRLDSSRRAYRWAYQALHTLDFPVLVQHPATRTLIVVGLCTLGFLFSITGILIGWRRLLLSLSRS from the coding sequence ATGCTGAGCGCGATTGTCCTGCTCCATCGTTGGTTGGGGTTCGCGTTCGCACTTTTGTTTGCGATGTGGTTCGCGACGGGAATGGTGATGCACTTCGTGCCATTTCCGTCGTTGAAGGAAGCGGACCGGTTCGCGGGCCTCTCTCCGATCGACGCCAAGAACTTGATCGGGCCGGCCGACGCCATCAAGGCCGCCGGCGTCGCCGATGTGTTGCGTGTACGGTTGGTTCAGCGGTCGGACGGTCCAGTCTACATTGTCTCCGGCCGATCGGCCGCGAGGTCAGTGAATGCAATCGATGCGAAGGATGCCGCGATCGTATCGCCTGACGCTGCGCGGGCCGTCGTCGATCGGTATGCCCGCAACCGCGGGATGACGGCACCATCCCTATCGGTCAGCCTTAACGACTACGATCAGTGGTCCGTGCCGAACGGTTTCGATCGCTATCGGCCGCTGTTTCGCGTCGCGCTCGGCAACGCCGACGGCGATGAACTCTACGTGGCCTGGAACACCGGCGAGGTGGTGCTGGTCACGAACTCCCGCGAGCGGCTATGGAATTACGCGGGCAGTGTGTTGCACTGGAGTTATCCAACGGTTCTGCGGCGAAATTGGGCTGCATGGGATTGGGTGGTCTGGACGGCATCGTTTCTGGCGTCGATCGCCGCCTTGCTTGGCGCGATCCTGGGTATCGCACGTCTGAAGCGGCGGCAGGGCCACCTGACGACGCCGTATCGCGGCTGGCACGCCTTACATCATGTCGTCGGACTGGCAGCAGCCGTTTTCCTGCTCACGTGGATCGTCAGCGGATGGCTTTCGATGGATCATGGACGGCTATTTTCGCGCGGGCAATTGACTGACGCTGAAGCGGCGGTAGCGGTCACCGGGGTCGACATTGCGGGCCTGGCATCGTCAATTTGGCCCCCGGTCTCGCCAGGTGCACGTGAAGTCGAGTGGTTCGCATTTGGCGGACAGCAGTTTCGGCGCGACCGCGTGGCGCTCGACAAACAGATGCTGGTTCGGTCGGGCGTAGCGGCATCTGATCCGACCGGCCTTCTGGGTGCGGACGATGTCACCGGCCTGATGTCGCGCTTGGCGCCTGGATGCGGCGCGCCGGGGGCCGTGCCGGCCGACGACGCCTATGAGGCTGCATCACAACTCCCTTCGGCGCCTGTCTATCGTACGATATGCGGCGACGTCTGGTTCGATGTCGACAGCGTCAACGGCATGGTGTTGCAGCGCCTGGACTCCTCGCGTCGCGCGTATCGCTGGGCTTACCAAGCGCTTCACACGCTTGATTTTCCGGTTCTCGTGCAGCACCCGGCAACCCGTACGCTGATCGTCGTCGGGCTTTGTACGCTGGGCTTCCTTTTTTCGATCACGGGAATTCTAATTGGCTGGCGAAGATTACTGCTGTCTCTATCCCGATCGTGA
- a CDS encoding DUF3526 domain-containing protein, whose protein sequence is MWAFFLAKQRVDEQIEPLLKNFDRQLLRQQDLVDKIGFLSPAILVNEGLNGVAGTDSRRFLAFKNQTEEFHNVWRKYFVPLIANDRATTVGDVESLPRWKWREISADENNHRIWSKIGLMLVLLAGLAWATVFGVSRGSII, encoded by the coding sequence ATGTGGGCGTTCTTCCTCGCAAAACAGCGGGTGGACGAGCAGATCGAACCGTTGCTCAAGAATTTCGATCGCCAATTGTTGCGACAGCAAGACCTGGTCGACAAGATCGGCTTTTTGTCGCCTGCGATTCTAGTCAACGAAGGGCTCAACGGGGTAGCAGGCACTGACTCGCGCCGCTTTCTCGCTTTTAAAAATCAGACGGAAGAATTTCATAACGTGTGGCGAAAATATTTCGTGCCTCTAATCGCTAACGACCGCGCGACGACGGTCGGTGATGTGGAATCTCTTCCCCGCTGGAAGTGGCGCGAGATATCAGCCGACGAAAACAACCACCGCATCTGGTCGAAGATCGGGTTGATGCTGGTGCTCCTAGCCGGGCTGGCCTGGGCAACCGTTTTCGGCGTGTCCCGCGGCTCCATTATCTAA
- a CDS encoding short-chain fatty acyl-CoA regulator family protein, giving the protein MKKTFMGVRLKRLREERRLTQAALADKLGISLSYLNQMENNQRPLTLPVLLALNSAFGLDLQMFAEGDEARLMSDLKEVLSDPSLGETIATAEVREIALNMPAVGRALVGLHRRSRQAVEQAAALAARLGEDRQADAAMLPSTAFEEVRDFFYANHNYIAELDETAEQIALKINLKAGQAASALASHLESDFGVRIVLDGVDDIAAGTQRWFDGQTKTLHLSRRLHPGQQAFQLGTQIAMLSFDRELHALVDKAGLTSKEARGLARIGLANYFAGALVLPYALFLEQAEQRRYDVELLTQQFDVGFETICHRLSTLQRPSARGVPFFFIRVDRAGNISKRQSATDFHFSRVGGTCPLWNVYEAFANPGRILTQLARMPDERTYLWIARTVSHGRGGYLAPAKTFAVALGCDIRHAGSVVYSQGLDLSDPSVPTPIGMGCKVCERPECAQRAFPPIGRALQIDETRSRFAPYATS; this is encoded by the coding sequence ATGAAAAAGACCTTCATGGGTGTGCGGCTGAAACGCCTGCGGGAAGAACGCCGACTTACCCAGGCTGCCCTCGCGGACAAGCTCGGCATCTCGCTGAGCTATCTGAACCAGATGGAGAATAACCAAAGGCCGCTGACGCTTCCGGTCTTGCTCGCGCTGAACTCGGCCTTCGGTCTCGATCTCCAGATGTTTGCCGAAGGCGACGAAGCGCGGTTGATGTCCGACCTCAAGGAAGTGCTGTCAGACCCATCCCTCGGCGAGACCATCGCCACCGCTGAAGTCCGGGAAATTGCGCTCAACATGCCAGCGGTCGGCCGCGCCCTGGTCGGGCTGCATCGCAGATCGCGCCAGGCGGTAGAGCAGGCCGCCGCGCTGGCGGCGCGCCTTGGGGAAGACAGGCAAGCGGATGCCGCCATGCTGCCCTCGACGGCATTCGAGGAGGTCCGCGACTTCTTTTACGCCAATCACAACTACATCGCCGAGCTGGACGAGACCGCCGAGCAGATTGCCCTCAAGATCAACCTGAAGGCAGGGCAGGCGGCATCGGCACTCGCTTCTCACCTCGAAAGCGATTTTGGCGTGCGTATCGTGCTCGACGGCGTGGATGATATCGCCGCCGGTACGCAGAGATGGTTCGACGGCCAGACGAAGACCCTACATCTGTCTCGGCGCCTCCATCCGGGACAACAGGCGTTCCAGTTGGGCACGCAGATTGCGATGTTGTCGTTCGATCGCGAGCTTCACGCACTAGTCGACAAGGCCGGCCTGACCAGCAAGGAAGCGCGGGGCCTTGCTCGCATCGGCCTGGCCAACTATTTCGCCGGCGCGCTCGTGCTGCCTTATGCGCTATTTCTCGAACAGGCAGAGCAAAGGCGTTACGACGTCGAACTTCTGACGCAACAATTCGACGTCGGATTTGAGACGATCTGCCATCGGTTGAGCACGTTGCAGCGTCCCAGCGCGCGCGGCGTTCCTTTCTTCTTCATTCGGGTCGATCGCGCAGGCAACATCTCAAAGCGTCAGTCCGCGACTGACTTCCACTTCTCTCGTGTAGGCGGGACGTGCCCGCTTTGGAACGTCTACGAGGCGTTCGCCAACCCCGGAAGGATACTCACGCAGTTGGCGCGGATGCCCGACGAACGGACGTATCTTTGGATCGCGCGAACCGTGTCGCATGGGCGCGGCGGATATCTGGCGCCGGCCAAAACCTTCGCCGTCGCGCTGGGTTGCGACATTCGCCACGCCGGCAGCGTCGTCTATTCGCAGGGGCTCGACTTGTCCGATCCCTCGGTGCCGACGCCCATCGGGATGGGCTGCAAGGTCTGCGAACGCCCGGAATGCGCGCAGCGGGCATTCCCGCCAATCGGCCGTGCGCTTCAGATCGACGAGACGCGCTCCCGCTTCGCGCCGTATGCGACGTCGTGA
- a CDS encoding acyl-CoA thioesterase, with product MSHAGTCCEDQPSGETRFVEIVFPDLANHYGTLFGGNALSLMGKAAFVAATRHARRNVVMATSDKIEFHEPIRVGELIELIARVDRVGRSSMTVAVEMVRENLMSGQRQSVIRGTFEMVAVDANGRPAAIESTSHHTSEEAVS from the coding sequence TTGTCCCATGCTGGCACATGCTGTGAAGACCAGCCCTCGGGCGAAACCCGATTTGTCGAAATCGTGTTTCCCGACCTCGCCAATCACTATGGCACGTTGTTCGGCGGCAACGCTTTGAGCCTGATGGGCAAGGCCGCGTTCGTCGCCGCCACCCGTCACGCCCGCCGAAACGTCGTCATGGCCACGTCCGACAAGATCGAATTCCACGAGCCGATCCGGGTCGGCGAATTGATCGAGCTGATTGCGCGCGTCGATCGCGTCGGCAGAAGTTCGATGACGGTCGCGGTCGAGATGGTCCGTGAAAACCTGATGAGCGGCCAGCGCCAATCCGTCATTCGGGGAACGTTCGAGATGGTTGCCGTAGACGCCAACGGGCGTCCCGCCGCAATCGAGTCAACAAGCCACCACACGTCAGAGGAAGCCGTTTCGTGA